The genomic interval TTCAAATTACTGTTGACTAGCTATCCATTTTGTTCTAAATGCATGTTTGCTTATCTTTCAATAGCTATATGATATCCAAGAACAAAAGATGCATGTTTTAAAGACAAACTACCCATCTTGATAAAGCATAAATAAATCCAGAAATTATTGCCTTTATAAGTGATTGTATTTTCAACAGTTGTTTTCTTCTTGCACAATAATTGGCTTCATAACCCAGAGTGTTGTTAGAACAGTCACGGTGAAATCCTGTGAGGAACCAGCCATGCTCATTTAAACTGGTGGAGGGTGGATGGCAAGGGGGCAGTTAGGGTTTTCACAGATGGGCATAAGATAGAAGAGGTGTGCCTGCTGTTGGCAGTTAGCAGGTGTGTACAAGTAGTTTTACAGCAAGAGGAAAGAGATAGGGCTTGGTTTTGGCAAACATTATTAGGAGCCCATCTCTATGTTTGCATTCAAGCTGTCTTTGCTGTTACTCCTGTAGGAGTTGTGAGCAAAAGAAAGTGCACATTATAGCATGTATTGTTTTCAACAGATTCGGAGTTTGCAAATCTTTGAATCCCTCTGACAGTGTTTCTTCGCTGTCAAACAGAATGCCCAGCTGGTGGAGCAATCCtaatggggagggaggggtgtggATAGACTGTTCACCACGCAACAGGGATATCAGGAATTCTTCTGGAACTGTAAGTGGAGTAAAAAGAGCTCTCTTAGCCATGCCCAATAggaaagttttctttatttcctaacttaaaaaaaaatctttatagacAATGCTTCATTAAATCAGAAACTTTAAATTTGCTTCACTAAGGTAACTTTCACAAAGAGTCACAGAAACAGAATTAAAGTATATCATATTAATCTATAATTAAGACAAAGACTTGGGTTAAAAAAGGAGGCAAGGCTGTTGCTCATAGGTGATTTGGGTTCTCATTGAGGCAAACACacaagcttgttttttttttaattttttttaacacaaagtGCGAGATTTCACtaaaaaaggttaaaattgaAGTGAGTAATCTTCAGTGCATAATGCAATTGTTAATTTTAGCTCCTTGCGTGGGTGCCGCTCTGACTTGAACAGCCGGCTGTAGCCTTCATTAGAGAAGAAGCAGGCAGCTTGAGACAGGTGGAGCTGGATCAAGCTGTGAACGTGATTTGCTGGAATCTGGTCATTAGTGTTAGAAAAccagtcttatttattttgtccttCACCCTACCATGATTATTgcagttattattatttacttttcgTCTTTTTTCAGGTTGAGGATGATGCGTCAAACTGTGTAAGGGAACCGCAAGGAGATGGGCATTCTGAACTGTTAATGGGGACATGGGACGCCAGTTGCCTCTGATTACTTGTGTGGATTTTCCCGGTGTAGAACGACAGAAGCCGCTAGTAAGTCACCAAGACCTACAGCAGGAATTCTGCGTGAAAGGTAAAGGTCCTCTCTGACTGTCACCTCATCTGTATTTTACTATTATGACACCAATGTGCCTGTTCGTGTGGAACATTTCACTGACTGTAACCACGGTAGATGGGGATCCATATCAGAGGCTTGTTTGGCTTGTAGTTTGGAAAACTAGAGCTCAATTTGTTCACTCCATTTTACATCTGGTCATGATCTGCTTTTTTTACTGAAATGTTCTGATAAATGAGTTAAGGCAACCAAAGTTCTTTCTCCTCCCCCCTACTCAATACACTGAGAAACAAGCTGTTTGCTAGTGGGAAACAGAACTTTTAATTTGTTAACCACACATACTGAGTGCCAGTAGGATCTGAGAAATCTGTCAGAATGCACCGGATCCTAAAACCTTCCCAAACTTGAAAGCATTGATCATTAGTCACTTAAAGACTTCAAAACACTGTCCTTTAGGAAAACTATTCCTTTTACATTCCCACAATCCTTTGCCAAAATGAGCCTGTGTATTTTAAAGATCATTACATCCCATCTGTTCTGTCATGGTAGATTTTAGCAAATTTGCAATAGAAATTGCTGTGGTATAGATTTTTCTTATGCTTCCTATTTCCagttggaaataaaataattgaattagtAAATGGTAATTAAACACTCTCCAAGAAACATCCAATACTAATTATCACTGGACAGTCGTTACTTgggaatttttatgaaaaaaaaataactttctcaGTTATAGCCTCTTTCTCTccacttttccttcctcttttcctacatccttccttctttttcttttcctttctcattgcttaaaaaaataaggaggaaGTCAGTGCTAAATTATTCATGAGCCTTCTCTGACAGCACATCAGAAGGGGAAGTGTCAGAGATTTTTATGGaggtagggaggaaaaaaaaaacaataacaggCTTTAACTTTGAAAAGCCATTTCCAGTGTCTGTATACTAGACTCTTGTGAGCCTGGAGTAGCGGAGTTGAGTCGCGATAGCTTCATTAGAGCTGCCTGCCAGACTTCCTCTGCAGGCTTGCAGCACCAGCAACTGACAGGAGCCTGGGAGAGGGCTTATGCTTTTAATAATGTAGCTGTCAGTTTGAAGCCTGGAAATATTGACCCTAAAAGGTTTATTGCCAAAATTAGATCCCATATTTATACTGAATTATTACCTCTTCAGTTGATTTTTGCCCCTTGTTGAATATACTATATTCTTTGTACTAGGTAAGTGTGTCTGTGGTTGAAACTTGAAAATGATCTTGGAGTCATTGTAGAGATGCTGCAGAACATCATTCCCACCTCTTGACCCAGAAGTTGAAGTTCAGCTATTCAAGAGTTAGAGAactattctcattttcttcctccacTTTGTAGCAGGGCATGGGCACTGGTAGTTGTGTGGGAGTTAATGTGTCTTCATCTAAGATTAGTGGATCTGTTTTGATGGCAAGGTATATCACAAGTGTGCTTGCGTGTGTGCAGAAGGGTGTGGATGGGGTGACCGCATCTGCCTCTTATGTGTGCATTGGGTACTtgatttcatctctttttatcctctttttcatataaaattgatGGGGATGCCTGAGTTGTTCATATGAATTTGAAtacaaagggagaaaagaaaaatgtcaacaaTTAGAGTCAAAACTTTAGCGGCACTGATGATGTTTTCTGATATCTTAACCTCCTAGGGCATCAAaccttgttattttaatttgcatctggGAGAATGTCTGAGCAAGGAGACCTGAACCAGGCGATAGTGGAGGAAGGGAGGACTGAGCAGGAGACAGCCGCTCCAGAGAATGGCATAGTGAAATCAGAAAGTCTGGATGAAGAAGAGAAATTGGAATTGCAGGTAAGTCTGGATAGACCCTCGATTCTCATACCACTGTgtgcttttttctcttccttttctaaaatactttgaagatgtgtttcttcttttttaaaaagagtttgacTAGTTAAATGGTTAggaaatatttaatgttaatccTCTCTTTTCccaattatgaataatttttttttcttgattgaaCTATACTCTAAAATgccttttgaaatgaaaaatatctaaGGAACATATTTAATTACCGAATTTGCACACATCATCCCAGGACCAGTTGCTAGACCACTTTGAGAGATACCTGCAGGGCCTCTCCAGAGACACCTTTGGGCTctctgagttttaaaaatgggCTTGCAATTCTATGGAAAGATGAAGATTTGATGCACAGCTGACTGAGAAAAGTCAAAGACATAGCTCTGGTGACCTTCGTGGGCAAGTTAAGGTTTAAATCTTATTATCAAACAGAGTCAGAACACTATAGGGGAAGTATGAGACTGGCAGTGAGTGAAGGAAGTGGACAAGTGTTATAATTAAATACACTAAGATTTATAGGGGAAAGAGATTTGGTAGAGGGAATACAAAGGGTACTTAGAAATGGTGTGTAAGTATCAATTTCCTTTGAACTAAACTTTGAAAGTGTTAACTCTTTAGGTACCAGTAGTTGGCAAAGGCTGAAATCACAAAATGGTCCAAAAAACATCGAGGCCAGTTTTTCTcctctcttgtattttttttttttttctgaaaagagagagagctgAAAGTTAACACTTTGGGGGAAGCTGGGAGCTAGGTCAGGGGTTCTCCCTGGTAATTGGAATGCCTGGTCAGTATTGTTAATTTCTCTACTATTTGGTAGTGAtgccttttcttttccactttctctttctctctctctctcttgcttgtCTGTtcactgttctttttcttttttatttcattttgtttttaacacacAGAGGCGGCTGGCAGCTCAGAatcaagagagaagaaaatccaaGGTAGGGTTCTTGAG from Urocitellus parryii isolate mUroPar1 chromosome 3, mUroPar1.hap1, whole genome shotgun sequence carries:
- the Arpp21 gene encoding cAMP-regulated phosphoprotein 21 isoform X10: MSEQGDLNQAIVEEGRTEQETAAPENGIVKSESLDEEEKLELQRRLAAQNQERRKSKSGAGKGKLTRSLAVCEESTARPGAESLQDQTL